A single window of Nicotiana tomentosiformis chromosome 1, ASM39032v3, whole genome shotgun sequence DNA harbors:
- the LOC104097891 gene encoding transmembrane 9 superfamily member 1-like: protein MMRPTVRSLTLFSFLAALLVVSPALASESDHKYQSDDPVTLWVNKVGPYNNPQETYNYYSLPFCHASGSHKWGGLGEVLGGNELIDSQIDIRFQKNVDKGSICELELDEAKVKQFKDAIENNYWFEFFIDDLPLWGFVGEQHPDKNSDNKHVLYTHKNIHIRYNKDQIIHVNISQEGSKPLEASRTLDMTYSVKWEPTNISFARRFEVYLDYPFFEHQIHWFSIFNSFMMVIFLTGLVSMILMRTLRNDYAKYAREDDDLETLERDVSEESGWKLVHGDVFRTPRTLVLLSALVGTGAQLALLVLLVILLAIVGMLYVGRGAIVTTFIVCYALTSFISGYVSGAMYSRNGGKSWIKSMILTASLFPFLCFGIGFILNTIAIFYGSLAAIPFGTMVVVFVIWAFISFPLALLGTVVGRNWSGAPNNPCRVKTIPRPIPVKKWYLTPSVISLMGGLLPFGSIFIEMYFVFTSFWNYKVYYVYGFMLLVFLILIVVTVCVTIVGTYFLLNAENYHWQWTSFFSAASTAVYVYLYSVYYYYVKTKMSGFFQTSFYFGYTLMFCLGLGILCGAVGFLGSHLFVRRIYRNIKCD, encoded by the exons ATGATGCGGCCCACCGTCCGATCACTAACTCTGTTCTCCTTCCTCGCCGCTCTCCTCGTCGTCTCGCCGGCGCTTGCTTCCGAGTCCGATCACAAG TATCAATCAGATGACCCAGTTACTCTGTGGGTAAACAAAGTTGGGCCGTATAATAACCCACAGGAAACATACAACTATTACAGCCTTCCATTCTGTCATGCTTCTGGTTCTCACAAGTGGGGTGGCCTTGGTGAAGTTTTGGGTGGAAACGAGCTTATTGATAGTCAGATTGACATAAGGTTTCAAA AAAACGTGGACAAGGGTAGCATTTGTGAGCTTGAACTTGATGAAGCGAAGGTCAAGCAATTCAAAGATGCTATTGAAAACAATTATTGGTTTGAATTCTTCATTG ATGACCTGCCGCTGTGGG GTTTTGTTGGAGAGCAACATCCTGACAAAAACAGTGATAATAAGCACGTACTTTACACACATAAGAACATCCATATTAGATACAATAAGGACCAG ATCATTCATGTCAATATTTCTCAAGAGGGCTCAAAGCCTTTGGAGGCTAGCAGAACATTGGACATGACATATTCTGTCAAATGGGAACCAACCAATATCAGTTTTGCTCGCCGTTTTGAAGTTTACTTGGATTACCCATTTTTTGAACATCAG ATTCATTGGTTCTCCATCTTTAACTCCTTCATGATGGTCATCTTTCTTACTGGTCTGGTGTCTATGATATTGATGCGGACGCTGAGGAATGATTACGCCAAATATGCTAGGGAAGATGATGACTTGGAGACTCTG GAAAGAGATGTGAGTGAAGAGTCTGGTTGGAAACTTGTTCATGGAGATGTATTTCGGACTCCTCGTACCCTAGTGTTACTTTCTGCTCTTGTTGGTACTGGGGCACAGCTGGCATTGCTTGTTCTCCTTGTCATTCTGTTGGCAATTGTGGGGATGTTGTATGTTGG GAGAGGAGCCATTGTAACGACATTCATAGTATGTTATGCTTTGACATCATTCATTTCGGGCTACGTTAGTGGTGCAATGTACTCGCGAAATGGTG GGAAAAGCTGGATCAAGTCGATGATTCTGACAGCTTCACTCTTTCCATTTTTGTGCTTTGGAATTGGTTTCATTCTGAACACAATTGCCATATTTTATGGGTCTCTAGCAGCCATTCCTTTTGGCACAATGGTGGTTGTCTTCGTCAtctgggcattcatttccttccCCCTGGCTCTTCTGGGTACAGTTGTTGGAAGAAACTGGAGTGGTGCTCCAAACAATCCTTGCCGTGTCAAGACCATTCCTCGCCCTATACCTGTGAAAAAGTGGTACTTGACGCCATCTGTAATCTCCTTGATGGGGGGTTTGCTACCATTTGGCAGCATATTTATTGAGATGTATTTTGTCTTCACATCCTTCTGGAATTACAAG GTGTACTATGTTTACGGGTTTATGCTTTTGGTATTCCTGATTCTCATTGTTGTTACTGTCTGTGTGACCATTGTGGGCACATATTTCCTGTTAAATGCTGAGAATTATCATTGGCAATGGACTTCATTTTTCTCAGCCGCCTCTACAGCTGTCTATGTCTATCTGTACTCAGTATATTACTACTATGTGAAGACTAAGATGTCAGGGTTCTTCCAGACCAGTTTCTACTTTGGATACACGCTGATGTTTTGTCTCGGCTTAGGAATTCTCTGCG GTGCTGTTGGATTTTTGGGCTCACATCTGTTTGTGAGGAGGATCTATAGAAACATCAAATGCGACTGA